In Dryobates pubescens isolate bDryPub1 chromosome 12, bDryPub1.pri, whole genome shotgun sequence, one genomic interval encodes:
- the CD247 gene encoding T-cell surface glycoprotein CD3 zeta chain yields the protein SPDAVPVLGLTDPRLCYLLDGFLFIYAVIMTALFVKAKLSRAPEPLMQPGPDDVYNKLSRGHRDEYDVLGAKRGADPELGGRHQQRRKHPQDTVYTSLQKDKMGEAYSEIGMKGEQQRRRGKGNEGVYQGLSTATKDTYDALQMQPLPPR from the exons TCTCCAGATGCTGTCCCAGTTCTTGGACTGACAGACCCCAGGCTCTGCTATTTACTGGATGGATTCCTCTTCATTTACGCAGTCATCATGACAGCCCTGTTTGTGAAAGCAAAG CTGAGCCGGGCCCCTGAACCCCTGATGCAACCAGGCCCGGATGATGTGTATAAT AAACTGTCTCGTGGACACAGAGATGAATATGATGTCTTGGGGGCAAAGCGAGGTGCAGACCCTGAGCTCGGGGGGAGACACCAG cagaggagaaagcacCCACAGGACACTGTCTACACT TCACTGCAGAAGGACAAGATGGGCGAGGCATACAGTGAAATTGGAATGAAGGGAGAG CAGCAGAGGCGCCGAGGCAAAGGGAACGAAGGTGTCTACCAG ggaCTCAGTACGGCGACCAAGGACACCTATGATGCTCTTCAAATGCAGCCTTTGCCCCCTCGCTAG